In Streptomyces sp. NBC_01551, one DNA window encodes the following:
- a CDS encoding DUF456 domain-containing protein, which produces MDLPQLLLVGLVLLLGVVGVMVPGVPGTWLVWAGLLWWALHERSSVAWTLLVSATALLLVVQVVKWLLPPRRLRGVGVTRRMAVYAGVGALAGFVVLPVVGAAAGFVGGIYLCERLRLGASGEAWASVRAVMRAVGTSVLVELFACLMVAAAWLGAVLAT; this is translated from the coding sequence ATGGATCTGCCTCAGCTGCTCCTGGTGGGGCTGGTGCTGCTGCTCGGCGTGGTGGGGGTGATGGTGCCGGGCGTACCGGGGACGTGGCTGGTGTGGGCGGGGCTGCTGTGGTGGGCGCTGCACGAGCGGTCGTCGGTGGCGTGGACGCTGCTGGTCTCGGCGACGGCGCTGCTGCTGGTGGTCCAGGTGGTGAAGTGGCTGCTGCCGCCGCGACGGCTGCGGGGGGTGGGGGTGACCCGCCGGATGGCGGTGTACGCGGGTGTCGGTGCTTTGGCGGGTTTCGTGGTGCTGCCGGTGGTGGGCGCGGCGGCGGGGTTCGTGGGCGGCATCTACCTGTGCGAGCGACTGCGCCTGGGCGCCTCGGGCGAGGCGTGGGCCTCGGTGCGGGCGGTGATGCGGGCGGTGGGCACGAGCGTGCTGGTGGAGCTGTTCGCGTGCCTGATGGTCGCGGCGGCGTGGCTGGGAGCCGTACTGGCGACGTAG
- a CDS encoding helix-turn-helix domain-containing protein: MLGAIGLDEGQESAYRALVALGAAEVPDLAHRLTLPVPQTERALRHLERHGLAAQSSARPGRWVAAPPGVALGALLTQQRHELEQAELAAALLAQEYRVEAAEPAVHDLVEVVTGASAVAHRFHQLQLGAAQEVCALVSGRPQVVTGMENEAEERASVRGVEYRVVIEREVLTLPTGIREASTALARGERIRVTGEVPTKLVIADRSLAMVPLTARGAEPAALVVHASGLLESLMGLFEAVWRESLPLRLGSAGAPEESDGGPDATDLEILSLLLAGMTDASVAKHLELGLRTVQRRVKGLMELAGVTTRLQLGWYAYERGWVAR; encoded by the coding sequence TTGCTGGGTGCGATAGGCCTGGACGAGGGCCAGGAGTCGGCGTACCGGGCGCTGGTGGCGTTGGGCGCGGCTGAGGTCCCGGACCTCGCGCACCGGCTGACGCTGCCGGTGCCGCAGACCGAGCGGGCGCTGCGGCACCTGGAGCGGCACGGCCTGGCGGCGCAGTCCTCGGCCCGGCCGGGGCGGTGGGTGGCGGCCCCGCCGGGGGTGGCGCTGGGGGCGCTGCTGACCCAGCAGCGGCACGAGCTGGAGCAGGCGGAGCTGGCGGCGGCGCTGCTGGCGCAGGAGTACCGGGTGGAGGCGGCCGAGCCGGCGGTGCACGACCTGGTGGAGGTGGTGACGGGCGCGAGCGCGGTGGCGCACCGGTTCCACCAGCTCCAGCTGGGCGCGGCGCAGGAGGTGTGCGCGCTGGTCAGCGGGCGGCCGCAGGTGGTGACGGGGATGGAGAACGAGGCGGAGGAGCGTGCCTCGGTACGGGGCGTCGAGTACCGGGTGGTGATCGAGCGCGAGGTACTGACCCTGCCGACCGGGATCCGGGAGGCCTCGACCGCGCTGGCGCGGGGCGAGCGGATCCGGGTGACGGGCGAGGTGCCGACGAAGCTGGTGATCGCGGACCGCAGCCTGGCCATGGTCCCGCTGACGGCGCGGGGCGCGGAGCCGGCGGCGCTGGTGGTGCACGCGTCGGGGCTGCTGGAGTCCCTGATGGGCCTCTTCGAGGCGGTGTGGCGGGAGTCGCTGCCGCTGCGGCTGGGCTCCGCCGGGGCGCCGGAGGAGTCGGACGGCGGTCCGGACGCCACGGACCTGGAGATCCTCTCGCTCCTGCTGGCGGGGATGACGGACGCGAGCGTGGCCAAGCACCTGGAGCTGGGGCTGCGGACGGTGCAGCGGCGGGTGAAGGGCCTGATGGAGCTGGCGGGGGTGACGACGCGGCTCCAGCTGGGCTGGTACGCGTACGAGCGGGGCTGGGTGGCCCGATAG
- a CDS encoding PPOX class F420-dependent oxidoreductase, translated as MTEFKGFSEAELAYLGSQHLGRLATVDAAGQPQANPVGFFPQDDGTVLVGGLAMGTTKKWRNLQGNPRLALVVDDLVSTRPWRVRGLEIRGRATLEVGPHTLGPHFSPEVIRIHPEKVITWGLNT; from the coding sequence ATGACGGAGTTCAAGGGTTTCAGCGAGGCCGAGCTGGCGTACCTCGGGTCGCAGCATCTGGGGCGGCTGGCGACGGTGGACGCGGCCGGGCAGCCGCAGGCGAACCCGGTGGGGTTCTTCCCGCAGGACGACGGGACGGTCCTGGTGGGCGGCCTGGCCATGGGCACGACGAAGAAGTGGCGCAACCTCCAGGGCAACCCGCGGCTCGCGCTGGTGGTGGACGACCTCGTGAGCACCCGCCCGTGGCGGGTCAGGGGCCTGGAGATCCGCGGCCGCGCCACGCTGGAAGTGGGCCCGCACACCCTGGGCCCGCACTTCAGCCCGGAGGTCATCCGCATCCACCCGGAAAAGGTCATCACCTGGGGCCTGAACACCTAA
- the rsgA gene encoding ribosome small subunit-dependent GTPase A, with protein sequence MSFSSFPSSSSSSSAASSSSASSSSAYAPALAPFGWDEAWEAEFAPYTEQGLVPGRVVRVDRGQCDVMTADGIVRADTAFVTPHDPLRVICTGDWAAVEAVGNPRYVKTYLPRRTAFVRSTSSQRSEGQILAANVDHAIIAVSLAVELDLGRIERFLALAWESGAQPLVVLTKADLVPDPVTLAHLVQDVETTAPGVDVLTVSSHTGEGTDVLAAVVAGGTSVLLGISGAGKSTLANALLGAEVMDVRATRDVDGKGRHTTTTRNLLALPGGGVLIDTPGLRGVGLWDAEAGVGQVFSEIEEYAARCRFHDCAHEAEPGCAVLAAVDSGALPERRLESYRKLLRENQRIVAKTDARLRSEIRRDWRLKSAEGRANYAAKRSGRA encoded by the coding sequence TTGTCTTTCTCTTCTTTCCCGTCTTCGTCTTCCTCTTCGTCTGCGGCGTCTTCGTCCTCCGCGTCTTCGTCCTCCGCGTACGCGCCCGCCCTGGCCCCGTTCGGCTGGGACGAGGCGTGGGAGGCCGAGTTCGCCCCGTACACCGAGCAGGGCCTGGTTCCCGGCCGGGTGGTACGGGTGGACCGCGGCCAGTGCGACGTCATGACCGCGGACGGCATCGTCCGCGCCGACACCGCCTTCGTCACCCCGCACGACCCGCTCCGCGTCATCTGCACCGGTGACTGGGCGGCGGTCGAGGCGGTCGGCAACCCCCGGTACGTGAAGACGTACCTGCCGCGCCGGACCGCGTTCGTACGGTCCACCTCCTCGCAGCGCTCCGAGGGGCAGATCCTGGCCGCCAACGTCGACCACGCGATCATCGCGGTCTCCCTGGCCGTCGAGCTGGACCTGGGCCGCATCGAGCGCTTCCTGGCGCTCGCCTGGGAATCCGGCGCGCAGCCGCTGGTCGTCCTGACCAAGGCGGACCTCGTCCCCGACCCGGTGACGCTCGCGCACCTGGTCCAGGACGTGGAGACCACCGCGCCGGGCGTCGACGTCCTCACCGTCTCCTCCCACACCGGGGAGGGCACGGACGTGCTGGCGGCGGTCGTCGCAGGCGGTACGAGCGTGCTGCTCGGCATCTCGGGCGCGGGCAAGTCCACGCTGGCGAACGCGTTGCTCGGCGCCGAGGTCATGGACGTCCGGGCCACGCGTGACGTGGACGGCAAGGGCCGCCACACCACGACCACCCGCAACCTGCTGGCGCTGCCCGGCGGGGGCGTCCTGATCGACACGCCGGGGCTGCGGGGGGTCGGCCTGTGGGACGCCGAGGCCGGGGTCGGGCAGGTCTTCTCGGAGATCGAGGAGTACGCCGCGCGGTGCCGGTTCCACGACTGCGCGCACGAGGCCGAGCCGGGGTGCGCGGTGCTGGCGGCGGTCGACTCCGGGGCACTGCCGGAGCGGCGGCTGGAGAGCTACCGCAAGCTGCTGCGGGAGAACCAGCGGATCGTCGCCAAGACGGACGCGAGGCTGCGGTCCGAGATCCGGAGGGACTGGCGCCTGAAGTCGGCGGAGGGCCGGGCCAATTACGCGGCGAAGCGCAGCGGCCGGGCGTGA